Below is a genomic region from Raphanus sativus cultivar WK10039 chromosome 4, ASM80110v3, whole genome shotgun sequence.
TATTAAGAATTGGCAAGAGTTATGTTGGTAGTATAAGACTTGTGTTCAAGAATTGAAGAGATTCTGTGTAAAATTCTCAATGATGATGAGTTCCTGAAGTACTTAAATCGATGGCTTACCCACGTCGTCTTAGGTGTTGCATATACGAATATAATTAATTCTCTATGATGATGAGTTCCTGAAGTACTTAAAAGACCATCAAGAGAACTGGTTTGAGAGAATGTAGTGGTATTTACGTATATGAGTGCTGGAACTCGAAGCTCTTAGCTTATTTACTTCTTCacttttgatgttttgatttGATCTAAGCTtcttattaaataattgaatcGATGTGGTTTGAGTATCAAATATGTTTTTGGTAAGTGTTGTTTCGCGAAAAAATGgattatgattttgttgtttgtgtgttcaaaaaaaaaagaaaagattttgttgtttgatatacaaatataaacgAAACATTTGACTGGTCATATATTGCTTGCTTAACTTTTACCTCTatcttttaaacattttaaccACTGTTAAAAGAATGGCTTTCCTTCTtgcaattgttttttttttgataaaactcTTGCAATTGTTACCGTGGTAAGAACCGGAGAGAGTACGATGATGACGTGATATGAGAGCTGTCCATATTTTACTGCCTATTGCTCTCCTTAATGTCCTTTTGAATGCGACAAAACAGTGAAATGAGGCAACCCTTGTCTCTCACTttatttcaaactttttttttacagaagATCATTAATGCATGCAAGAAGTCGCTGACGTCACTTATTCTCTTTAGGTTAAAACAGAGCTGTCAAACTTCTCTTTTTACTCCTTATTATCTACTTTTCACATACAAAAAAATGCAACATCTCCTTTCTTGTTTTTGAATCTAACTTTCTCTCTTGTAACAACCGTTTTAGATGTTTTAATTTTGCATGGTTTCTTGGTATATATCTAttattattaaagttttattttttctgacgACAATTTAAAGTTTGTTGTTTTAACGAAACACCAATTAAATATCTCTGTTCAAAGACATGTTTTTGATGACATTTACGTAGAAGAGAAATTAAAAACACACTAATCAAAGATAAAGATAAACACAAACCACATGCAACAATGTCCACGTCacatatacaaatttattaaaaacccagaaatgaaaataagaaaagtaGTCATAGAGAAGACTACACCCATAAACCCTAGCTAGACACCATAACGAGAGGGCAATAGACACGACACGCGGATAGGATATAAAGTCCACGTCACAGAGACACATTTATTAAAAACCAGAGAAGACTAGACCCATAAACCCTAGACACCATAACGAGGCAAGAGACACGTCGGATAAAGACAAAAACGTACGTACGGGCCATCATCAAACCGCGTCGTCTCTTGTGATCTTGAGATTCTTGACCTTCTCAATGGTAACCGTCTTGGCATTCACGCCCGTGATCTTGGGAACGGTGACCCACAGAACTCCATTGACAAGCTTAGCCCTAGCTTTCTTCATCTCGTAAGCCACCGGATCGAAAACCATCGTCCCTCCGTATTTGCGTCCGTTGTAGCGGTACTCGGGAATGTCGGGTTCGTCGGCGAAGAAGTGGAGGTTTTTGCCGTCGATCCAGTAGATGAGGCTTGACACGGTGCACCCAGGTGTGTCCACCCTCGTAACGCGTGCGGTCTTCGTCTCCTTCACTTCGTACAAAGACTGGTTACCACTTTTCTGGAACTGGTTCCTTGCTACAagacaaacacacacacacaaaacaaaacacccATATGACAGATCAGTCACTGAATAGAAgatttttaacagataaaaatataaaaataacgacttttg
It encodes:
- the LOC108852856 gene encoding 14.7 kDa heat shock protein, yielding MSKAGNFGGGLGYSHKDWPKHFPPIPRNQFQKSGNQSLYEVKETKTARVTRVDTPGCTVSSLIYWIDGKNLHFFADEPDIPEYRYNGRKYGGTMVFDPVAYEMKKARAKLVNGVLWVTVPKITGVNAKTVTIEKVKNLKITRDDAV